The following proteins are co-located in the Pyxicephalus adspersus chromosome Z, UCB_Pads_2.0, whole genome shotgun sequence genome:
- the PPP1R26 gene encoding protein phosphatase 1 regulatory subunit 26 isoform X2 translates to MFLVNVPPVAAFPKQWIPFGPKAAHKVSVSLGHSEQIHEAPHFLGIIDGQPSDEPSCAVRAEHECIMQKNRKGELNHERGLNSSAAPFKGHTNDQATSTLSTQFIKEESSPALDSDSDDSVDRDIEEAIQEYLKNKSTADASSTTVITKNSSTSDSNSEQVRTISDDSPACKSPVKMVTSTTTCNTFSSLDRSCCSSPESVGSDDSFEQSIKDEIEQFLNQKKLQNTAGDPSTGKKTAQSNATAKPRQKPLKAVEKQGSKQGIKGFPDNLQSLNLQSKGSKQKTEIFKTSMYPKPLSCSVKLIEQENKAFLKHFEELSDSSSDDGIEEAIQLYQLEKSRLEENPTVGHKCSIESEAKSTVTHTVTSHCQDTSSSPDSQMDTDFKKRKFPSSCHAASQDTSSCHPLTTKRTLYFGEDSSSKYEVALQATRRAETAAELMCAEAILDISKTILPSQPENTYIISQKRSAQPESPCASDSSVDSDDSIEQEIRTFLAHKAQAEKFGTASSKLFSPNQQRLDQRKQQSLSNNKILSQKVKLMESKTVRKDIAGKGEKKHADVVSITNTVSFPSEDLKTNNTEAEINEHFSASYKLKETSHIIQEAAKSLVSLPGITGTKRKAYNKIRSIPSADTSSSLDSDEDLDSAIKDLLRSKRKCKKRPKDGKPQCKKRVRFGETTTRTLESLGTGVDLKDCLLKPAVKSCLVNSSNSQDKALMSHFKIKEESSTASNSDLSPNKPECIPTSASDKPLNLSSALPDTLPEAQDSSSVDSDDSIEQEIRKFLAERARESAELCVVQKDSPVVTSLSVIAQNDSLASLSNPPSIKPEPRVLSSSETETILQKVMKKDRSHVPVSHPAVIQRMQDYKDVPQVRFIQRPPTELPKVSTPVHSVIVKRECFLEKNCVVRPAEKVLQTTPERLLVKAGVNGAQGTSPILGNFVAGLKYISGTDKQLLLGKASSTRMASELYTPGANITRLGACQPVQKKTLILEQPKIVQTPTFSLNAPVVHPALYVVTTKVVKDAPTALCLPINTATYDAGLNLMSIQYCQGQVSAHTPVCTTPFPSQQNRGSEIVVNIPGTAGEAMPLGITTKESQSVTEIASRSCNLKDKSAGDVQAGSGVSSNSGSSAKKGNICRSPIDPGWKVEPYIILSPEKMCRNSNRVFCKRTSKVEKSGSVHRKTAQLLMKKLQN, encoded by the coding sequence ATGTTCCTGGTGAATGTTCCTCCAGTGGCAGCCTTTCCAAAACAATGGATACCATTTGGACCCAAAGCTGCTCATAAAGTGTCTGTTTCACTGGGTCACTCTGAACAGATACATGAAGCACCACACTTTCTAGGCATTATAGATGGACAACCAAGTGATGAACCTTCTTGTGCAGTGAGAGCTGAACATGAGTGTATTATGCAGAAGAACAGAAAGGGGGAATTAAACCATGAAAGAGGACTAAATTCCAGTGCTGCTCCTTTTAAAGGGCACACAAATGACCAAGCTACTTCTACCTTATCTACACAATTCATCAAAGAGGAAAGTTCTCCAGCACTGGATTCAGATAGTGATGACTCTGTCGACCGAGACATTGAAGAAGCCATTCAGgaatatctgaaaaataaaagcactgcAGATGCTTCCTCTACCACTGTCATCACTAAAAACTCTAGCACTAGTGATAGTAATTCTGAGCAGGTAAGAACAATTTCTGATGATTCACCTGCTTGCAAGTCACCTGTTAAGATGGTTACTTCAACTACCACCTGCAATACTTTTTCCTCTTTGGACCGCTCCTGTTGCTCTTCTCCCGAAAGTGTGGGCAGTGATGATTCCTTTGAGCAAAGCATCAAGGATGAGATTGAGCAGTTTCTGAATCAAAAGAAGTTGCAGAATACTGCAGGTGATCCTAGCACTGGCAAGAAGACTGCCCAGAGCAATGCAACTGCTAAACCAAGGCAAAAGCCACTTAAGGCTGTGGAGAAGCAAGGCTCCAAACAAGGGATCAAGGGTTTTCCTGACAATTTGCAAAGCCTTAATTTGCAGTCTAAAGGTTCCAAGCAAAAAACGGAAATTTTTAAAACTAGTATGTACCCCAAACCTTTGTCTTGCTCTGTTAAGCTAATTGAACAGGAGAATAAAGCTTTCCTAAAGCATTTTGAGGAGCTGTCTGACTCCAGTAGCGATGATGGCATAGAGGAAGCAATTCAACTCTATCAGCTAGAAAAGAGTAGGCTAGAAGAAAATCCTACTGTGGGTCATAAGTGCTCTATAGAGAGCGAGGCAAAAAGCACTGTCACACATACTGTAACTTCTCACTGCCAAGATACAAGCTCCTCTCCAGATTCACAGATGGATACAGActtcaaaaaaaggaaatttcctTCTAGCTGTCATGCAGCATCTCAAGACACCTCAAGCTGTCATCCCCTAACTACTAAAAGGACATTGTACTTTGGGGAGGACAGCAGTTCAAAATATGAAGTTGCACTACAAGCAACACGCAGAGCTGAAACAGCTGCAGAGCTAATGTGCGCTGAAGCAATACTTGacatttctaaaacaattttGCCTTCTCAACCAGAAAATACTTACATAATTTCTCAAAAAAGATCTGCTCAACCAGAATCCCCTTGTGCTAGTGACAGCTCTGTTGACAGTGATGACAGCATAGAGCAGGAGATCCGAACATTTCTTGCCCATAAAGCACAAGCAGAGAAGTTTGGCACGGCTTCTTCAAAATTGTTCTCTCCAAATCAGCAAAGACTTGATCAACGTAAGCAACAGTCACTGTCcaacaataaaattttgtcaCAAAAGGTAAAGTTAATGGAAAGCAAAACTGTACGGAAGGATATAGCGGGGAAGGGTGAAAAGAAGCATGCAGATGTTGTAAGTATTACAAATACAGTGTCTTTTCCATCTGAAGACTTGAAGACCAATAATACAGAAGCTGAGATAAATGAGCACTTCAGTGCATCTTACAAATTGAAAGAGACCAGCCATATCATTCAAGAGGCAGCCAAAAGCCTTGTGTCACTTCCTGGAATAACTGGAACAAAACGGAAGGCTTATAACAAGATAAGAAGTATCCCTAGTGCAGATACAAGCAGTTCGTTAGACAGTGATGAGGATTTAGATTCCGCTATAAAGGACCTCCTCCGGTCcaagagaaaatgcaaaaaaagaccAAAGGATGGTAAACCACAGTGTAAGAAAAGGGTCAGGTTTGGGGAAACCACCACCAGAACTCTAGAATCACTTGGCACTGGTGTGGATTTAAAGGACTGCTTGCTTAAACCTGCTGTTAAAAGCTGCCTTGTAAATTCCAGCAACAGCCAAGATAAGGCTTTAATGTCTCATTTCAAAATCAAAGAGGAGAGCAGCACTGCAAGCAATTCAGACCTGTCACCAAATAAACCTGAATGCATACCAACCAGTGCCTCTGACAAGCCATTGAATTTGAGTAGTGCCTTGCCTGATACCTTGCCTGAAGCACAAGACAGTAGTTCCGTGGACAGTGATGATAGCATTGAGCAAGAGATAAGGAAGTTTTTGGCAGAACGTGCACGAGAATCTGCAGAACTTTGTGTAGTGCAAAAGGATTCTCCTGTTGTCACCAGCCTAAGCGTCATAGCACAGAATGATTCTCTAGCCAGTCTAAGTAATCCTCCATCAATAAAACCAGAACCCAGGGTCTTGTCAAGTTCAGAGACCGAGACCATACTTCAAAAGGTCATGAAAAAGGACCGCTCACATGTACCTGTATCCCATCCAGCGGTGATACAGCGCATGCAGGACTACAAAGATGTACCCCAAGTCAGATTTATACAGCGACCACCTACAGAATTGCCCAAGGTTTCTACTCCTGTACATAGTGTAATTGTAAAGAGAGAATGTTTCCTAGAGAAAAACTGTGTGGTGAGACCAGCTGAAAAAGTTCTCCAGACCACTCCAGAAAGACTTCTTGTAAAAGCTGGAGTCAATGGAGCACAAGGCACTTCTCCTATTTTAGGAAACTTTGTTGCCGGTCTTAAGTACATTTCAGGAACAGACAAACAGCTCCTCCTGGGAAAAGCCAGCTCAACAAGAATGGCATCAGAACTTTATACTCCTGGGGCAAATATCACTAGGTTGGGAGCCTGTCAGCCTGtccaaaaaaagacattaattTTGGAACAGCCTAAAATTGTCCAAACTCCTACTTTTTCTCTTAATGCCCCTGTGGTTCATCCTGCATTGtatgttgtaaccactaaggtggTCAAGGATGCTCCTACTGCACTATGTCTACCGATAAACACAGCCACCTATGACGCTGGACTCAATTTAATGAGTATACAGTACTGTCAAGGTCAGGTATCTGCTCATACCCCTGTGTGTACCACACCTTTCCCTTCTCAGCAAAATAGAGGCAGTGAGATTGTGGTGAATATTCCAGGCACAGCAGGAGAGGCAATGCCTCTCGGTATCACAACAAAAGAGAGCCAGTCAGTGACAGAAATAGCCAGCAGGTCTTGTAATCTTAAAGACAAATCGGCAGGTGATGTACAGGCAGGTTCTGGTGTCAGTTCGAACAGTGGAAGCTCAGCTAAGAAAGGAAACAT
- the PPP1R26 gene encoding protein phosphatase 1 regulatory subunit 26 isoform X1 encodes MFLVNVPPVAAFPKQWIPFGPKAAHKVSVSLGHSEQIHEAPHFLGIIDGQPSDEPSCAVRAEHECIMQKNRKGELNHERGLNSSAAPFKGHTNDQATSTLSTQFIKEESSPALDSDSDDSVDRDIEEAIQEYLKNKSTADASSTTVITKNSSTSDSNSEQVRTISDDSPACKSPVKMVTSTTTCNTFSSLDRSCCSSPESVGSDDSFEQSIKDEIEQFLNQKKLQNTAGDPSTGKKTAQSNATAKPRQKPLKAVEKQGSKQGIKGFPDNLQSLNLQSKGSKQKTEIFKTSMYPKPLSCSVKLIEQENKAFLKHFEELSDSSSDDGIEEAIQLYQLEKSRLEENPTVGHKCSIESEAKSTVTHTVTSHCQDTSSSPDSQMDTDFKKRKFPSSCHAASQDTSSCHPLTTKRTLYFGEDSSSKYEVALQATRRAETAAELMCAEAILDISKTILPSQPENTYIISQKRSAQPESPCASDSSVDSDDSIEQEIRTFLAHKAQAEKFGTASSKLFSPNQQRLDQRKQQSLSNNKILSQKVKLMESKTVRKDIAGKGEKKHADVVSITNTVSFPSEDLKTNNTEAEINEHFSASYKLKETSHIIQEAAKSLVSLPGITGTKRKAYNKIRSIPSADTSSSLDSDEDLDSAIKDLLRSKRKCKKRPKDGKPQCKKRVRFGETTTRTLESLGTGVDLKDCLLKPAVKSCLVNSSNSQDKALMSHFKIKEESSTASNSDLSPNKPECIPTSASDKPLNLSSALPDTLPEAQDSSSVDSDDSIEQEIRKFLAERARESAELCVVQKDSPVVTSLSVIAQNDSLASLSNPPSIKPEPRVLSSSETETILQKVMKKDRSHVPVSHPAVIQRMQDYKDVPQVRFIQRPPTELPKVSTPVHSVIVKRECFLEKNCVVRPAEKVLQTTPERLLVKAGVNGAQGTSPILGNFVAGLKYISGTDKQLLLGKASSTRMASELYTPGANITRLGACQPVQKKTLILEQPKIVQTPTFSLNAPVVHPALYVVTTKVVKDAPTALCLPINTATYDAGLNLMSIQYCQGQVSAHTPVCTTPFPSQQNRGSEIVVNIPGTAGEAMPLGITTKESQSVTEIASRSCNLKDKSAGDVQAGSGVSSNSGSSAKKGNICRSPIDPGWKVEPYIILSPEKMCRNSNRVFCKRTSKVLGKSCVFTSLWVWCRKHAKGNIFVSTKQFTGMLFTL; translated from the coding sequence ATGTTCCTGGTGAATGTTCCTCCAGTGGCAGCCTTTCCAAAACAATGGATACCATTTGGACCCAAAGCTGCTCATAAAGTGTCTGTTTCACTGGGTCACTCTGAACAGATACATGAAGCACCACACTTTCTAGGCATTATAGATGGACAACCAAGTGATGAACCTTCTTGTGCAGTGAGAGCTGAACATGAGTGTATTATGCAGAAGAACAGAAAGGGGGAATTAAACCATGAAAGAGGACTAAATTCCAGTGCTGCTCCTTTTAAAGGGCACACAAATGACCAAGCTACTTCTACCTTATCTACACAATTCATCAAAGAGGAAAGTTCTCCAGCACTGGATTCAGATAGTGATGACTCTGTCGACCGAGACATTGAAGAAGCCATTCAGgaatatctgaaaaataaaagcactgcAGATGCTTCCTCTACCACTGTCATCACTAAAAACTCTAGCACTAGTGATAGTAATTCTGAGCAGGTAAGAACAATTTCTGATGATTCACCTGCTTGCAAGTCACCTGTTAAGATGGTTACTTCAACTACCACCTGCAATACTTTTTCCTCTTTGGACCGCTCCTGTTGCTCTTCTCCCGAAAGTGTGGGCAGTGATGATTCCTTTGAGCAAAGCATCAAGGATGAGATTGAGCAGTTTCTGAATCAAAAGAAGTTGCAGAATACTGCAGGTGATCCTAGCACTGGCAAGAAGACTGCCCAGAGCAATGCAACTGCTAAACCAAGGCAAAAGCCACTTAAGGCTGTGGAGAAGCAAGGCTCCAAACAAGGGATCAAGGGTTTTCCTGACAATTTGCAAAGCCTTAATTTGCAGTCTAAAGGTTCCAAGCAAAAAACGGAAATTTTTAAAACTAGTATGTACCCCAAACCTTTGTCTTGCTCTGTTAAGCTAATTGAACAGGAGAATAAAGCTTTCCTAAAGCATTTTGAGGAGCTGTCTGACTCCAGTAGCGATGATGGCATAGAGGAAGCAATTCAACTCTATCAGCTAGAAAAGAGTAGGCTAGAAGAAAATCCTACTGTGGGTCATAAGTGCTCTATAGAGAGCGAGGCAAAAAGCACTGTCACACATACTGTAACTTCTCACTGCCAAGATACAAGCTCCTCTCCAGATTCACAGATGGATACAGActtcaaaaaaaggaaatttcctTCTAGCTGTCATGCAGCATCTCAAGACACCTCAAGCTGTCATCCCCTAACTACTAAAAGGACATTGTACTTTGGGGAGGACAGCAGTTCAAAATATGAAGTTGCACTACAAGCAACACGCAGAGCTGAAACAGCTGCAGAGCTAATGTGCGCTGAAGCAATACTTGacatttctaaaacaattttGCCTTCTCAACCAGAAAATACTTACATAATTTCTCAAAAAAGATCTGCTCAACCAGAATCCCCTTGTGCTAGTGACAGCTCTGTTGACAGTGATGACAGCATAGAGCAGGAGATCCGAACATTTCTTGCCCATAAAGCACAAGCAGAGAAGTTTGGCACGGCTTCTTCAAAATTGTTCTCTCCAAATCAGCAAAGACTTGATCAACGTAAGCAACAGTCACTGTCcaacaataaaattttgtcaCAAAAGGTAAAGTTAATGGAAAGCAAAACTGTACGGAAGGATATAGCGGGGAAGGGTGAAAAGAAGCATGCAGATGTTGTAAGTATTACAAATACAGTGTCTTTTCCATCTGAAGACTTGAAGACCAATAATACAGAAGCTGAGATAAATGAGCACTTCAGTGCATCTTACAAATTGAAAGAGACCAGCCATATCATTCAAGAGGCAGCCAAAAGCCTTGTGTCACTTCCTGGAATAACTGGAACAAAACGGAAGGCTTATAACAAGATAAGAAGTATCCCTAGTGCAGATACAAGCAGTTCGTTAGACAGTGATGAGGATTTAGATTCCGCTATAAAGGACCTCCTCCGGTCcaagagaaaatgcaaaaaaagaccAAAGGATGGTAAACCACAGTGTAAGAAAAGGGTCAGGTTTGGGGAAACCACCACCAGAACTCTAGAATCACTTGGCACTGGTGTGGATTTAAAGGACTGCTTGCTTAAACCTGCTGTTAAAAGCTGCCTTGTAAATTCCAGCAACAGCCAAGATAAGGCTTTAATGTCTCATTTCAAAATCAAAGAGGAGAGCAGCACTGCAAGCAATTCAGACCTGTCACCAAATAAACCTGAATGCATACCAACCAGTGCCTCTGACAAGCCATTGAATTTGAGTAGTGCCTTGCCTGATACCTTGCCTGAAGCACAAGACAGTAGTTCCGTGGACAGTGATGATAGCATTGAGCAAGAGATAAGGAAGTTTTTGGCAGAACGTGCACGAGAATCTGCAGAACTTTGTGTAGTGCAAAAGGATTCTCCTGTTGTCACCAGCCTAAGCGTCATAGCACAGAATGATTCTCTAGCCAGTCTAAGTAATCCTCCATCAATAAAACCAGAACCCAGGGTCTTGTCAAGTTCAGAGACCGAGACCATACTTCAAAAGGTCATGAAAAAGGACCGCTCACATGTACCTGTATCCCATCCAGCGGTGATACAGCGCATGCAGGACTACAAAGATGTACCCCAAGTCAGATTTATACAGCGACCACCTACAGAATTGCCCAAGGTTTCTACTCCTGTACATAGTGTAATTGTAAAGAGAGAATGTTTCCTAGAGAAAAACTGTGTGGTGAGACCAGCTGAAAAAGTTCTCCAGACCACTCCAGAAAGACTTCTTGTAAAAGCTGGAGTCAATGGAGCACAAGGCACTTCTCCTATTTTAGGAAACTTTGTTGCCGGTCTTAAGTACATTTCAGGAACAGACAAACAGCTCCTCCTGGGAAAAGCCAGCTCAACAAGAATGGCATCAGAACTTTATACTCCTGGGGCAAATATCACTAGGTTGGGAGCCTGTCAGCCTGtccaaaaaaagacattaattTTGGAACAGCCTAAAATTGTCCAAACTCCTACTTTTTCTCTTAATGCCCCTGTGGTTCATCCTGCATTGtatgttgtaaccactaaggtggTCAAGGATGCTCCTACTGCACTATGTCTACCGATAAACACAGCCACCTATGACGCTGGACTCAATTTAATGAGTATACAGTACTGTCAAGGTCAGGTATCTGCTCATACCCCTGTGTGTACCACACCTTTCCCTTCTCAGCAAAATAGAGGCAGTGAGATTGTGGTGAATATTCCAGGCACAGCAGGAGAGGCAATGCCTCTCGGTATCACAACAAAAGAGAGCCAGTCAGTGACAGAAATAGCCAGCAGGTCTTGTAATCTTAAAGACAAATCGGCAGGTGATGTACAGGCAGGTTCTGGTGTCAGTTCGAACAGTGGAAGCTCAGCTAAGAAAGGAAACAT